In Methanobacterium paludis, the following proteins share a genomic window:
- a CDS encoding methyltransferase family protein, whose amino-acid sequence MENQKTSKIKLFLTFIYILIFPVALLFISGNWLWIQGWVFSIWFIGLCYTTIIYLYRYDPALLEERYRQPGSGEEKRWDKYFMYILFPSFVIWFLIMSLDAQRFAWTINFPIGLEAVGLILLIGSAFFLFRSYKDNTFVSPLVRIQSERDQKVVSTGVYGFVRHPMYLGGILLFLGAPLLLGSVYGLIVGIFLSLLFVARITGEEKMLLEELEGYPDYKKKVKYRLIPYIW is encoded by the coding sequence ATGGAAAACCAGAAAACATCCAAAATCAAACTATTTCTAACTTTTATTTACATCCTTATATTCCCCGTAGCCCTCCTATTTATTTCAGGAAACTGGCTCTGGATTCAAGGATGGGTATTCAGTATCTGGTTTATAGGATTGTGTTATACCACCATAATCTATCTGTATCGCTACGACCCGGCACTCTTAGAAGAGAGGTACAGACAACCGGGAAGCGGTGAGGAGAAAAGGTGGGACAAGTATTTTATGTATATCCTGTTCCCCAGCTTCGTAATTTGGTTTTTAATCATGTCCTTAGATGCCCAAAGATTTGCCTGGACCATTAATTTCCCTATAGGGTTAGAAGCAGTGGGATTGATCCTTTTAATAGGTTCTGCCTTCTTTTTGTTTAGATCCTACAAGGACAACACCTTTGTATCTCCTCTGGTTAGGATACAATCAGAAAGAGATCAGAAAGTAGTCTCCACAGGAGTTTATGGATTCGTGAGACATCCCATGTATCTGGGAGGAATACTCTTATTTTTAGGGGCACCGCTGCTCCTGGGATCAGTGTATGGATTAATAGTTGGTATATTTCTCTCCCTCTTATTCGTGGCCCGTATCACGGGCGAAGAAAAGATGCTGTTAGAAGAATTAGAAGGATATCCAGATTATAAAAAGAAGGTTAAATACAGGCTAATTCCTTATATCTGGTAG